A portion of the Acidisarcina polymorpha genome contains these proteins:
- a CDS encoding MBL fold metallo-hydrolase has translation MIQETFPVGILRCNCTILGDETTGEAVVVDPGDNVAEILTRLASHRLKLKQIIVTHGHIDHVGGAVLLKRATGAPIFLNQRDLPQLSMMNIQAGWLGVNSPEVAPPDQDAHDGLIIGITNLKGEVLATPGHTEGSICLYFAPQQLLVAGDTLFSGSIGRTDLPGGDERLILRSIHDRLLPLPEATIVVPGHGQSTTIGKERDSNPFLGFS, from the coding sequence GTGATCCAAGAAACTTTCCCGGTCGGAATTCTACGCTGCAATTGCACTATTCTGGGTGATGAGACCACGGGCGAGGCGGTCGTCGTTGATCCCGGTGACAATGTTGCCGAGATCCTGACCCGTCTGGCCTCGCATCGCCTCAAACTCAAGCAAATCATCGTCACCCACGGCCACATCGACCACGTGGGCGGGGCGGTCTTGCTCAAACGGGCTACTGGCGCACCTATCTTCCTCAATCAGCGGGACCTTCCACAGCTCTCCATGATGAACATCCAGGCCGGGTGGCTCGGTGTGAACTCGCCTGAGGTTGCGCCTCCCGACCAGGACGCCCATGACGGGCTCATTATCGGCATAACGAACCTCAAAGGGGAAGTGCTCGCAACGCCCGGGCATACCGAAGGGAGCATCTGCCTCTACTTCGCACCCCAACAATTGCTGGTTGCCGGCGACACGCTCTTTTCCGGCTCGATCGGGAGAACCGACCTTCCGGGCGGGGACGAACGCCTGATCCTGCGGTCCATTCATGACCGACTTCTCCCGCTACCCGAGGCGACGATCGTCGTTCCAGGCCACGGGCAGTCGACCACGATCGGTAAAGAGCGAGATAGCAACCCGTTCCTTGGGTTCTCGTAA
- a CDS encoding pyridoxal phosphate-dependent aminotransferase, which translates to MEPRFSQRTSWDTAETEWARLLRERRLTGLPIFDLTASNPTRAGFAYDESLLRPLLSSAALEYEPNPKGLRSAREAIAAYYAGHGAVLDPEQVLLTTSTSEAYSFVFRLLCNPGDEVLIAQPSYPLFDFLAALDDVRLVPYPLFYDYGWHLDEGALRQKITSRTRAIALVHPNNPTGHFTKPEERKALEAICVEHGLTLIVDEVFLDYAVSEGPTEESFASGEHPVLTFVLSGLSKIAGLPQMKAAWLACFGPQPTLLSALDRLDVIADTFLSMNAPVQAAIPFWLSSRSSIQQQIGQRIKANLDTLDAMLAKSGVIRRLAIEAGWYAVLRIPAHGSDEETACRLIREHGVAIHSGEAFGFDAAGWLVASLLPTESEFKRALEYITAEFETGPTGKI; encoded by the coding sequence ATGGAGCCGAGATTCTCGCAGCGCACTTCATGGGATACGGCTGAGACGGAATGGGCAAGGTTGTTGCGCGAGCGCCGGCTGACCGGACTTCCCATCTTCGATCTGACTGCGTCGAATCCTACGCGGGCCGGCTTTGCCTATGATGAGTCACTGCTAAGACCGCTGTTAAGTTCCGCAGCGCTCGAGTACGAACCGAATCCAAAAGGCCTGCGATCGGCCCGCGAAGCGATAGCCGCATACTACGCCGGTCACGGAGCCGTCCTCGATCCAGAGCAGGTGTTGCTGACCACCAGCACCAGCGAGGCGTATAGCTTCGTCTTCCGTCTGCTCTGCAACCCAGGAGACGAAGTGTTGATCGCCCAGCCGAGCTATCCGCTCTTCGATTTTCTAGCCGCTTTGGACGATGTCCGTCTTGTCCCTTATCCGCTTTTTTATGACTACGGCTGGCACTTGGATGAGGGAGCACTTCGGCAAAAAATTACCTCCCGGACGAGAGCGATCGCGCTGGTCCACCCCAACAATCCTACCGGCCATTTCACCAAGCCCGAGGAACGCAAGGCGCTCGAGGCGATCTGTGTCGAGCATGGCCTCACGCTGATTGTGGATGAAGTCTTCCTGGACTATGCCGTGAGCGAAGGCCCCACAGAAGAGAGTTTCGCTTCCGGGGAGCACCCGGTTCTTACCTTTGTCCTAAGCGGGCTCAGCAAAATTGCCGGATTGCCGCAGATGAAAGCAGCCTGGCTGGCCTGCTTCGGCCCCCAGCCCACGCTCTTGTCAGCACTGGATCGTCTCGACGTGATCGCGGATACCTTCTTGTCGATGAATGCTCCCGTCCAGGCCGCAATCCCGTTCTGGCTCAGCTCGCGCAGCAGCATTCAGCAGCAGATCGGGCAACGAATCAAGGCCAACCTCGATACACTGGATGCAATGCTCGCGAAGTCGGGCGTGATACGCAGGCTGGCGATCGAGGCCGGGTGGTACGCGGTGCTGCGCATTCCGGCCCACGGCAGCGATGAAGAGACTGCTTGCCGGTTGATCCGTGAACACGGCGTCGCCATTCACAGCGGAGAGGCTTTCGGCTTTGACGCTGCAGGATGGCTCGTTGCCAGCTTGTTGCCAACGGAATCAGAGTTCAAGCGGGCCCTCGAGTATATAACAGCTGAATTCGAGACGGGCCCTACCGGCAAAATTTAG
- a CDS encoding alpha/beta hydrolase — MKLISCASALLLAISSACILAQQTMPPQTDTSFIDEQGTAHITRVVPVPKTISPAAQARLGTPASDAAVPQTLAERRSSTDAWQTRAGEASKAVYPVNIENRTIAGVPTRVVDPVDATPAHPDQVLINLHGGGFNSDSGSFTESIPIANLTHTRVVAVLYRLAPEHPYPAGLEDAVAVYRELLKTYKPARIGIYGTSAGAILTAEVAVRLKQLGLPLPGALGIFSGMGDFSLLGDSIAMYALNGLSGHLDVPHDDKSDSSYVGRTNPKDPVLSPIYADLHGLPPTLFVTSGRDLLLSGTSLLHRAFLRHGVDARLVIFEALPHAFWNDVSLPESKEAYGYMADFFSQQLSR, encoded by the coding sequence ATGAAACTCATTTCCTGCGCATCGGCCCTTCTTCTCGCTATCTCGTCAGCCTGTATTCTGGCTCAGCAGACCATGCCTCCACAAACCGACACCAGCTTCATCGACGAACAGGGAACTGCCCACATTACCCGTGTCGTTCCGGTGCCCAAGACCATTAGCCCCGCTGCTCAGGCGAGACTTGGCACACCGGCTTCCGACGCCGCCGTTCCGCAGACGCTCGCCGAGCGGCGAAGCAGTACGGATGCCTGGCAGACGCGCGCCGGCGAGGCTTCGAAGGCAGTCTACCCGGTCAACATCGAAAACCGCACCATTGCCGGTGTCCCGACGCGCGTCGTTGACCCGGTCGACGCGACCCCGGCGCATCCCGATCAGGTGCTCATCAATCTGCATGGGGGCGGCTTCAATTCTGATTCAGGCTCGTTCACCGAGTCGATCCCGATCGCTAATTTGACCCACACCCGCGTCGTCGCGGTCCTTTACCGCCTTGCGCCGGAACATCCGTATCCTGCCGGTCTTGAGGATGCGGTCGCAGTCTATCGCGAGCTCTTGAAGACCTACAAGCCAGCCAGGATCGGGATCTACGGAACCTCCGCTGGCGCGATTCTGACGGCGGAGGTGGCAGTGCGCTTGAAGCAGTTAGGGCTTCCACTGCCGGGAGCGCTTGGCATCTTTTCCGGCATGGGAGACTTCTCCCTGCTTGGGGATTCGATTGCAATGTATGCCCTGAATGGACTCTCCGGACACCTCGATGTGCCGCACGATGATAAGTCTGACAGTAGTTATGTCGGCCGCACCAACCCCAAAGATCCGGTCCTGTCGCCAATCTATGCAGATCTCCATGGACTTCCGCCCACGCTCTTTGTCACCAGCGGACGCGACCTGCTACTCAGCGGCACGAGTCTGCTGCACCGAGCTTTCCTCCGCCATGGAGTCGATGCAAGGCTGGTTATCTTCGAGGCATTGCCGCATGCCTTCTGGAACGACGTCAGCTTGCCGGAGTCGAAAGAAGCCTACGGTTATATGGCGGACTTCTTCTCTCAACAGCTGAGCCGGTAA
- a CDS encoding EamA family transporter, whose product METQDLRPKWKTLLAFAIIYFVWGSTFLAIRIGVREVPPFLFAAMRFSVAGLALFIWVIAKGVPVPSRRQWLSVSLLALLIFVLDYGLLFWAEQRVPSGLAAVMMATIPVFMALSEILVLKTQRLTLRLAFALLIGLGGVAVLMSPSLHLGGAPIDKAGAGALIVGSISWSLASVLTRKLTLPASKIMSSGAQMLAGGMLLALVAAAFGEFQHFPPTNVTPKAWLSLLYLILAGSILGFTAYVWLIHHESPTKVGTYAYVNPVIAVLLGYFLAGEALSLRTVLGTLFVLVSVVIITTTKAKKPIEAVVKQETR is encoded by the coding sequence ATGGAAACTCAAGACCTGCGGCCGAAGTGGAAGACGTTGTTAGCCTTCGCCATCATCTATTTCGTCTGGGGTTCCACTTTTCTTGCCATTCGAATCGGCGTCCGGGAAGTTCCGCCGTTTCTCTTCGCGGCTATGCGCTTCTCGGTTGCCGGCCTGGCTCTTTTTATCTGGGTCATTGCAAAGGGCGTGCCAGTGCCCAGCCGGCGCCAATGGCTGTCGGTTAGTTTGCTGGCCTTGCTGATCTTCGTTCTGGATTATGGATTGCTGTTCTGGGCCGAGCAGCGCGTTCCGTCGGGCCTCGCCGCGGTCATGATGGCTACCATCCCCGTATTTATGGCGTTATCCGAGATCCTTGTCCTGAAAACGCAGCGACTCACCTTGCGGCTGGCTTTCGCGCTCTTGATCGGGCTCGGTGGAGTAGCGGTCCTGATGAGCCCCTCGCTGCATCTAGGTGGCGCTCCGATCGATAAAGCCGGCGCCGGAGCGCTCATTGTCGGTTCGATCAGTTGGTCCCTGGCTTCGGTGCTGACTCGCAAACTGACGCTTCCAGCCTCCAAGATCATGAGTTCGGGGGCACAGATGCTGGCTGGAGGGATGCTGCTCGCCTTGGTAGCGGCGGCGTTCGGAGAGTTTCAGCATTTCCCCCCCACAAATGTCACTCCGAAAGCCTGGCTTTCGCTCCTCTATCTCATCCTCGCGGGCTCGATCCTCGGGTTTACCGCCTATGTGTGGCTGATCCATCATGAATCTCCAACCAAGGTCGGCACGTACGCCTACGTCAATCCGGTCATCGCGGTGCTTCTCGGATACTTCCTGGCTGGCGAGGCGCTTTCCCTGCGGACAGTCCTGGGAACGCTGTTCGTCCTGGTTAGCGTGGTCATCATCACGACAACCAAGGCGAAGAAGCCAATCGAGGCCGTAGTCAAGCAAGAGACACGATAA
- a CDS encoding VOC family protein: MPANAPLASTAAVRLDAIGQIALTVQDLAISKEFYQNTLGMQFLFDAGTMAFFQCGTTRLMIGVAEKPIHPEGTILYFRVSDIQEVCSVLVEKGVEFLQPPHLVAKMPDHDLWLAFLKDPSGNTLALMSEVGRDVTS, from the coding sequence ATGCCCGCTAACGCGCCGCTTGCCAGCACCGCCGCCGTTCGTTTGGACGCCATCGGCCAGATCGCCTTAACCGTTCAAGATCTGGCTATCTCAAAAGAGTTCTATCAAAACACTCTCGGAATGCAGTTCCTCTTCGATGCAGGAACGATGGCGTTCTTCCAATGCGGCACGACACGCTTGATGATTGGAGTTGCCGAAAAGCCCATCCATCCGGAAGGCACGATCCTTTACTTCCGCGTCTCGGACATTCAAGAAGTCTGCTCGGTCTTAGTCGAGAAGGGAGTGGAGTTCCTCCAGCCGCCGCATCTGGTTGCGAAGATGCCCGACCACGATCTGTGGTTGGCGTTCCTCAAAGATCCCAGTGGCAATACCCTGGCGCTCATGAGCGAAGTGGGTCGGGACGTAACTTCCTAG
- a CDS encoding MarR family winged helix-turn-helix transcriptional regulator — MKDESSLEAHQVADQLHSSAIHLLRKLRREDESSGLNAPRLSALSVVVFGGPISLGELAATEQVRPPTMTRIVNALERQHLVTKERDAQDGRGIRIAATMEGRTLLLEGRKRRVDSLSRQIARLERSEQEVLREASRILIELLRAF; from the coding sequence ATGAAAGATGAATCTTCGCTGGAAGCTCACCAGGTCGCTGACCAGTTGCATTCCTCCGCCATTCACCTGCTCCGGAAGCTGCGCCGCGAAGATGAGAGCAGTGGCTTGAATGCTCCCCGGCTTTCTGCGCTGTCCGTCGTTGTGTTCGGTGGTCCGATCAGTCTCGGCGAACTTGCAGCGACAGAGCAGGTTCGACCCCCAACCATGACTCGGATCGTCAACGCGCTCGAACGACAGCATCTGGTCACAAAAGAGCGGGACGCCCAAGATGGGCGGGGTATTCGCATTGCGGCGACCATGGAAGGACGGACGTTGCTCTTGGAAGGAAGGAAGCGCCGGGTTGACTCTCTATCCCGCCAGATTGCGCGGCTTGAACGCTCGGAACAAGAGGTCCTGCGCGAGGCAAGCCGAATCCTGATTGAACTCTTGCGGGCATTTTAA
- the ribB gene encoding 3,4-dihydroxy-2-butanone-4-phosphate synthase, producing MNDSQPIRMVSPFIDVPGALAEFKAGRMVIVVDDEDRENEGDLTLAAEFVTPEAINFMAKFGRGLICLTLTEERADYLRLGPMTQENSSRFGTAFTESIEAREGVTTGISAYDRSHTIRVAIDSRSTAADLARPGHVFPLRARRGGVLVRAGQTEASVDLARLAGLVPAGVICEIMKDDGTMARVPDLIEFCNEHGMKMLTVAELIRYRLRNERYIYRVAESMLPTPYGDFRMIAYESEVDGGESHLALVKGDVGVDDKPVLVRVHSHCLSGDVFGTTLCDCHSVVQRSLQAIAEAGCGALIYLHNTSLGFEIDRRSEPHRLIFHRESQLRNSRTDDHESHDERSRRTLREVGLGGQILSDLKISKIRLLSNTPTHVPALEGFGLEIVEQIPIPGTAVVTRRS from the coding sequence ATGAATGATTCCCAACCAATACGGATGGTGTCCCCATTCATTGACGTTCCCGGCGCGCTTGCAGAGTTCAAGGCCGGCCGCATGGTGATCGTGGTGGATGATGAAGACCGCGAAAACGAAGGCGACCTCACGCTCGCGGCCGAGTTCGTTACGCCGGAAGCAATCAACTTCATGGCGAAGTTTGGCCGCGGCCTGATCTGTTTGACCTTGACAGAGGAACGCGCCGACTATCTGCGGCTCGGTCCCATGACGCAGGAAAATTCCTCTCGCTTCGGCACTGCCTTCACGGAGTCCATTGAAGCCCGCGAAGGCGTCACTACCGGGATATCCGCCTATGACCGTTCGCACACCATTCGCGTAGCCATCGATTCACGCTCAACGGCCGCCGATCTTGCCCGCCCTGGGCATGTCTTTCCGTTGCGCGCAAGGCGAGGTGGCGTACTGGTCCGGGCCGGTCAGACCGAGGCCTCAGTGGATCTTGCCCGGCTCGCCGGCCTGGTTCCTGCTGGAGTGATCTGCGAGATCATGAAGGACGATGGCACCATGGCGAGAGTTCCCGACCTCATTGAGTTCTGCAACGAACATGGCATGAAGATGCTTACTGTCGCAGAGCTGATACGCTACCGTCTGCGGAACGAGCGCTACATCTACCGGGTCGCCGAGAGCATGCTGCCGACGCCCTATGGCGACTTTCGCATGATTGCCTACGAAAGCGAAGTGGACGGCGGTGAGAGTCACCTGGCGCTCGTCAAAGGTGATGTTGGGGTGGACGATAAGCCGGTTCTGGTTAGAGTGCACTCTCACTGCTTGTCGGGAGATGTGTTCGGTACGACGCTTTGCGACTGCCACTCGGTGGTGCAGCGTTCGCTCCAGGCGATCGCTGAGGCTGGTTGTGGGGCGTTGATCTACCTGCACAACACTAGTCTGGGCTTCGAGATTGATCGCCGCAGCGAACCGCATCGCCTGATCTTTCACCGTGAGTCTCAACTTCGGAACTCGAGGACCGATGACCATGAGTCTCACGATGAGCGCAGTCGGCGAACGCTCCGCGAAGTAGGCTTGGGAGGACAAATCCTCTCCGACCTGAAAATATCCAAGATACGCCTGCTATCGAACACCCCTACTCACGTTCCGGCGCTCGAGGGCTTTGGCCTGGAGATTGTCGAGCAGATCCCGATTCCAGGCACTGCTGTTGTGACCAGGAGGAGCTAA
- a CDS encoding cupin domain-containing protein: MEAVRLEEKFALFSDHWRPKVVAAANGQELKLIKVRGEFPWHHHHDADELFLVWKGTFRVEFKDHIVTLGRGDVVVVPAGVLHRTAADEEAEILCFEPKGLLNTGNVTDAEFSAPTDVKI, from the coding sequence ATGGAAGCAGTTCGCCTCGAGGAGAAATTTGCCTTGTTCTCGGACCATTGGCGCCCAAAGGTAGTCGCAGCAGCCAATGGCCAGGAACTGAAGTTGATTAAGGTGCGCGGCGAATTTCCGTGGCATCATCATCACGATGCGGATGAGCTTTTTCTGGTCTGGAAAGGTACCTTTCGCGTCGAATTCAAAGACCACATTGTCACTCTTGGGCGCGGCGACGTGGTTGTCGTGCCGGCTGGCGTTCTCCATCGCACGGCTGCCGACGAAGAAGCAGAGATCCTCTGTTTCGAACCTAAGGGGCTGCTAAACACTGGCAACGTCACTGATGCTGAATTCAGCGCGCCAACGGACGTGAAAATCTGA
- a CDS encoding alpha/beta hydrolase-fold protein translates to MAFARLRMVVVGAAVFIPALGPLGCGLIQGQSGEQVAPPQPHGHVFFRVQAPSSAGAPVAGRLLIFVRQGSGDSEITTSEFSQENTWVAAKEVISAAPGEMLEINADELAFPRPFMQLPPGKYEAQAVLDTDHSYNYKGRGPQDWISPATSLGNWQPGSVSEPLLVLDHHPPGDMKRSAGRLALTAKAKFDGAHEEEFVSPLLSRFWGHEVKIRSWVISPPGYSGQSRETYPTAYWTQGFGAGLDSALLDGLRLYDRMKDGTMPPMFWVMLDESIPQGTHEFADSVNNGPWGAALTTEFIPYLEAKYRMDARPNGRFLNGHSSGGWATLQLQINYPYIFGGTWSTSPDSSDFHDFNGPDLYAAHANLYRKPDGSPWPIIRGEGKVEATFEQLARLENVLGPYGGQLGSFDWVFSPRGPNGAPEPMFDRRSGDVHPQVIAYWRDHYDLAHLIENTWSERGPLLKGRIHVFVGTADTFYLDGPAHRLEAVLDKLGGDPHFSYLPGRTHFNVYLLGDDANGLIDQIATEMYAVARPGVAWKDDLRRN, encoded by the coding sequence ATGGCCTTTGCGCGGCTGCGCATGGTCGTTGTTGGTGCAGCAGTGTTTATCCCCGCGCTCGGACCGCTCGGTTGCGGTCTGATCCAGGGGCAAAGCGGCGAGCAGGTTGCACCCCCACAACCTCATGGCCACGTCTTCTTTCGAGTTCAGGCTCCGTCCTCGGCCGGCGCTCCCGTTGCCGGCCGGCTGTTGATCTTCGTCCGCCAGGGCTCCGGAGACAGCGAGATTACTACCAGCGAGTTCAGTCAAGAAAACACGTGGGTCGCGGCCAAGGAAGTGATAAGTGCGGCTCCCGGCGAGATGCTCGAGATCAATGCCGATGAATTGGCCTTCCCGAGGCCGTTCATGCAGCTGCCGCCCGGAAAATATGAAGCTCAGGCCGTTCTCGATACAGATCACAGCTATAACTACAAGGGACGAGGACCACAGGATTGGATAAGCCCGGCGACCTCTTTAGGAAACTGGCAACCTGGCTCCGTCTCCGAACCGTTGCTGGTTCTGGATCACCACCCGCCAGGAGACATGAAACGATCCGCCGGCCGTCTTGCCTTGACCGCCAAGGCCAAGTTCGACGGGGCGCATGAAGAAGAGTTCGTGAGTCCGCTGCTGAGCCGTTTCTGGGGGCATGAGGTCAAGATCAGATCATGGGTTATCTCTCCCCCTGGCTACTCCGGGCAGAGCCGCGAAACCTACCCTACCGCCTACTGGACGCAAGGTTTCGGCGCTGGGCTGGACTCTGCACTGCTCGACGGCTTGCGACTCTACGACCGCATGAAGGACGGCACCATGCCGCCCATGTTCTGGGTCATGCTGGATGAGTCAATTCCTCAGGGGACCCATGAGTTCGCTGATTCCGTAAACAATGGTCCGTGGGGGGCCGCGCTGACCACCGAATTCATCCCTTATCTGGAAGCCAAGTACCGCATGGACGCTCGGCCAAATGGCCGGTTCTTGAATGGACACTCCAGTGGTGGATGGGCGACGCTGCAGCTGCAAATCAATTATCCCTACATCTTTGGCGGAACCTGGTCGACGTCTCCCGATTCCAGCGACTTCCACGACTTCAATGGCCCGGACCTCTATGCAGCTCATGCCAATCTCTACCGGAAGCCGGATGGGTCTCCATGGCCGATCATCCGTGGAGAAGGCAAGGTCGAGGCCACCTTTGAGCAGCTTGCCCGTCTTGAAAATGTCCTGGGGCCGTATGGAGGCCAGCTGGGTTCCTTCGATTGGGTCTTCTCGCCGAGAGGACCAAACGGCGCTCCCGAACCGATGTTCGACCGACGAAGCGGTGATGTCCATCCCCAGGTGATCGCCTACTGGCGGGACCACTACGATCTCGCTCACTTGATTGAGAACACCTGGAGCGAGCGGGGGCCGCTGCTCAAGGGTCGCATCCATGTGTTTGTAGGCACCGCCGACACTTTCTACCTGGATGGACCGGCGCATCGCCTGGAAGCCGTTCTAGATAAGCTCGGCGGCGATCCGCATTTCAGTTATTTGCCTGGACGAACCCATTTCAACGTTTATCTTCTTGGCGACGATGCCAACGGTCTGATCGACCAGATCGCGACAGAGATGTATGCCGTAGCCCGCCCGGGGGTAGCCTGGAAAGATGATCTCCGGCGCAACTAA
- a CDS encoding MmcQ/YjbR family DNA-binding protein produces the protein MDASDFRRIALSLEGSEEGSHMGAADFRVGGRIFATLASQSKGYGNLQLTPEQQADFIGEQPDIFLPVAGGWGRMGMTHIRLALATEDVLAGALHTAWKSRLEKNQKAGTARRADRKNAPAKGKVAAKSSSRKSRK, from the coding sequence GTGGATGCATCGGATTTCCGTCGAATCGCACTGAGCCTCGAGGGCAGCGAGGAAGGTTCTCATATGGGCGCGGCCGACTTTCGCGTCGGGGGCAGGATCTTTGCCACTCTAGCCTCGCAGAGCAAAGGCTACGGCAATCTGCAGCTTACCCCCGAACAACAAGCTGACTTTATCGGAGAGCAGCCTGACATTTTTCTCCCGGTGGCTGGAGGGTGGGGAAGAATGGGCATGACCCACATTCGTCTCGCCCTGGCGACGGAGGATGTGCTGGCTGGCGCTCTACATACGGCCTGGAAGTCGCGGCTGGAAAAGAACCAAAAAGCCGGAACGGCAAGGCGAGCTGATCGGAAGAACGCTCCCGCCAAGGGGAAAGTAGCCGCAAAATCAAGTTCTCGAAAATCTAGAAAATGA
- a CDS encoding carboxypeptidase-like regulatory domain-containing protein, translating into MHPRLRSFSRLGYSELEALEVPSGFWPRVIHKQSQVAYNGKMLQLRRLFKLTIFSSVVVLCAAAHAQDADKRGRKYVPPPDTAHVSVAVIKDTNGKPVENAAVIFHMVGEEGKGNMELKTNEEGKAIIDVIPIGDTVTLQVIANGFQTYGQDYKINSDTKEIVVRLKRPARQYSTYDHPATSASTNSGQGSGSQSGQTPPPPKQ; encoded by the coding sequence ATGCATCCACGTCTTCGATCCTTTTCCCGCTTGGGCTACTCCGAGCTTGAAGCCCTGGAGGTCCCAAGTGGCTTTTGGCCCAGGGTAATTCACAAGCAAAGCCAGGTTGCATACAATGGGAAGATGTTGCAGCTTCGCAGGTTGTTCAAGCTCACCATCTTCAGTTCAGTTGTCGTACTCTGTGCAGCCGCACACGCACAGGACGCAGACAAACGGGGCCGTAAATACGTTCCTCCGCCCGATACAGCCCATGTCTCCGTAGCAGTCATCAAGGATACGAACGGCAAGCCGGTGGAGAATGCTGCAGTCATCTTCCATATGGTCGGCGAAGAAGGCAAAGGCAACATGGAACTGAAAACCAATGAAGAAGGCAAGGCCATTATCGACGTAATCCCTATCGGGGATACAGTGACGCTGCAGGTGATCGCCAACGGCTTTCAGACTTACGGGCAGGACTACAAGATCAACAGCGACACGAAGGAGATAGTAGTGCGATTGAAGCGTCCGGCCCGCCAATATTCAACCTACGACCATCCGGCTACGTCGGCATCGACAAACTCCGGACAGGGATCCGGCTCCCAGTCTGGACAGACACCGCCGCCCCCGAAGCAGTAA
- a CDS encoding HNH endonuclease: MSLGKAMIHARKQKSLAKCHTMPSPGSSDDVRLQPPAVMQKPVLVLNASYEPINICGARRALVLVLKGVAKTEEEHGTVLHAARVRMPMPSVIRLLEYRRIPHQTRALSRKNILLRDRNTCQYCGVILTAGELTLDHVIPRSRGGQSTWENLVACCHSCNRRKGNQLLHELETMRLMREPRPFSLHTSRHIMRMIGHSDQKWRKYLYY, encoded by the coding sequence ATGTCTTTAGGCAAAGCCATGATCCACGCGCGTAAGCAGAAGTCTTTGGCGAAGTGCCACACGATGCCCAGCCCGGGTTCGTCCGACGACGTGCGGCTCCAACCTCCAGCCGTCATGCAGAAGCCAGTGCTGGTGCTGAATGCGTCCTATGAGCCGATCAACATTTGTGGCGCGCGCCGGGCGTTGGTCCTGGTGTTAAAGGGCGTGGCCAAGACGGAGGAAGAGCATGGAACGGTTCTGCATGCTGCGCGGGTGCGAATGCCGATGCCGTCGGTAATCCGGCTGCTCGAATATCGCCGCATCCCTCATCAAACGCGAGCGCTCTCGCGCAAAAACATCCTGCTGCGGGACCGGAATACCTGCCAATATTGCGGAGTCATTCTGACCGCCGGCGAGCTGACTTTGGACCATGTGATCCCCCGGTCGCGAGGCGGCCAATCTACCTGGGAGAATTTGGTCGCCTGCTGCCACAGCTGCAACCGCCGCAAGGGAAATCAATTGCTCCATGAACTCGAGACGATGAGGTTAATGCGCGAGCCGCGGCCTTTCTCACTTCACACCAGCCGGCACATCATGCGGATGATCGGGCATTCCGATCAAAAATGGCGTAAGTACTTGTACTACTGA
- a CDS encoding ComF family protein, translated as MTAIAERLGVRLADVLLELGDQAASVGMAWKDVLVLPVPMHAAKQKQRGFNHAELLARSAAKSLHARRSEWNPRLRIGMLERRRATASQSGLTPHQRRANLRGVFFVPRPEQVAGRQVLLIDDIYTTGATARACSQALRRAGAASVWVATVARPQRETFAAPQFVQIADDEELPMQDDVAFWDSKQEGFQLGK; from the coding sequence ATGACTGCAATCGCAGAGCGATTGGGAGTACGGTTGGCTGACGTGCTGCTTGAACTCGGCGATCAGGCTGCCTCCGTGGGGATGGCGTGGAAAGACGTCCTGGTGCTTCCCGTGCCTATGCATGCGGCAAAGCAAAAGCAGCGTGGATTCAACCATGCGGAGTTGCTCGCCCGTTCGGCAGCCAAATCTCTCCACGCTCGACGTTCGGAATGGAATCCGCGCTTGAGGATCGGGATGCTCGAGCGGAGAAGAGCGACTGCCAGTCAATCTGGCCTCACTCCGCATCAACGCCGCGCCAATCTGCGCGGCGTTTTTTTTGTGCCTAGACCGGAGCAGGTCGCGGGGCGTCAGGTCCTGCTTATCGACGATATATATACCACCGGAGCGACAGCCCGGGCGTGCAGCCAGGCGTTGCGTCGCGCCGGTGCAGCTTCCGTGTGGGTGGCGACGGTGGCGAGGCCGCAACGCGAGACGTTCGCGGCTCCACAGTTCGTCCAAATCGCCGACGACGAAGAACTGCCAATGCAGGACGACGTCGCCTTCTGGGATTCGAAGCAAGAAGGTTTTCAACTAGGGAAGTGA